The nucleotide sequence ATTAAGGCGCTCgagatataaatttttataattcaaACATATATATAGAGAATTTCTACTAAAATATTTTACTAACAAAACTATAGTGGATAAAATACTAAACaataatgtaaatataaaattcactagTAAATAAATACGTTATAcacaattcaaattaaaaaaaaacttcaaataTCTAAATCATCAAAATCTTCATCATCTTTTTCAATCATGTCATTGTTATCATCATCAGATGTTTTAAATTTGTATAGCTGAATCTTCATCGATTTCGTAAGACCAAGCGCCTTAAGTGCACCTGGTGCCTCTCACAAGGCGCACGCTTAAGGCACTTGGTCTTATGAAATCGATGAATATTTAGCCATACAAATTtgaaacatctggtgcctctcaCAAGGCGCACACTTAAGGTGACGATGCGCAAGAGGCTCGCCTGGCTATGCCTTGCACAGTGAGACGAGCGCTTTTAATAACTATAGGCCAGATATAAAGGTGGCGGTAAAATGAAAAGAGCAAAAATAAGAATGGTGccctttatttttaaaactaccAAAGAAACATCCTATTTTGATTATAATCAAAGGGGGACTATATCACTTCTAAACTATGACAATAGGGAAAGTTTTTATCTAAAGTTAGCAAAAGTGATCggtttcatttttattattttgaaattttcaaatGTAAATTATAATTCTTCTTTCTCAATTTAAATGTGAATACTCTCTTGGAGTAATCTAAAGTTAgtgaagaaatttaaaagaaagtattccTTCAAATTGGTAAAGGTAAGTATTTCATTGCAAAAAGAATAATAGACATATTATGAATCATGGGGCACCCGTGATTATAATTAAAATAGGAGATGATTTTGAGTATAAGGGGTGTCATctaaatttttgccaaaataaaatAGTAAAGCAATATCAATACATGAATGAAGGAGAGCcttaatgcaatagtaaaattGTTGGCATGTGACTTTAATATTCTGCTTACTCTAATATAAAGTGCTCATCTTGGGTGGCATTAATGGGTAGGTGAATGAAACACGCAtctaaagtatatatatatatatatatatatatatatatatagagagagagagagagagagagagagagagagagagattaatGTTATGCTGCGCAACTCCGTTTGCAACTTACTCATACTTCCGAACTCCTTGCACATTTAATCGGGCATGGGAGTTTGGAATCAGGCAGTATATTAAAATCGTatgtataaatatatatatatatatatatatatatggatcaaaGAATAGAGGATTGTTTCATGTTCTGTAACATAATAATCAAACAATATAGCATACTTCTAATTTCATATCCTGTAACATAATAACTATGCAATATAGCATACTTCTAAACTTAAAGAATGTAGAAAGAATTCAAACTTACTATTTTGCGATTGAAGTTCCTCCATGGTCTCTTTCAACATGCTCCACCAATGCTACAGGATCCCTAAAACCTCTGCTACATTTTGGGCAAACATCAATTATCACTTTATTGACTGCTGGTTTAGAACTTTGTTGATGATATCTCTCAACGTGCGCAATCAAATCAGAAACAGATGAAAACCTCGCTTGACAATGAATGCACAGTTCCACAAGTTCACCGCTGTTGCTGCCTACTGCAACTCCACTTCTTGCCTTCTGTAACGCTTGTGCTGTTGCATTACTAAATTTCAGCATGCCTGATTCAGCCGAGGCACGTGCATTTGAGACTGCATTCATGAAACCAGAACCCCACCATGAGGAAGTAGAACTGCTACTTTGTGGTGATTTCCCTTTCTGGCTCCTACTCAATAGACCAGCAAATGGAAAACCAGATTCAGGTTTCTTGGTCCCTGGACAACTGTGCTCAGCCCCAAATCTATGCTTCAAACAGTGTTCTTTAGTACAATCTCTGCATCTGATGGAGTTGGATAAGTTTAGCACTTCTTTGCATCCCGGGACAGAACAATGTCTTTTCTTAGTTGCTCTTTGGTAGTTTGAAGGGTCACAATCAGTATTAACATGTGACTCCCAAGTTATGTTTGGGTCTTGATCAAGGACCAGACGAACTCCCTTAGCACATAGTGGGCAAATTAAAACAGTCACATCATTTTGACTGGCATTAGGGCATCCATGATTGATGTAACTTCTGTGTTGCAGACAGCAAACCTtgtaatataattacaaaatataAGAACTCTAATTCCAGATGAAAAAGAATGGGAAAAAGATAAACTGAACATTTTTCCAGTCGTAGTGTTAGAACAGTGGAGTTGATCAGCATATGAGAAGCTGCCATAGGCAGGAATGCTGGAGATTTGGAGTAACCTGAcgctactattttttttttacctgTATCTATCTCGAGCATTCTTTTGAAACTTCACTTTATGTGGCCTCTCTAGCATGGTTACAATCTTATACTTTATAAGAGAGTAATTTCCCATCTAATGAGGGAGTTTTAGTCCCAGAGTATTATAACACAGCTTAATCCCATGTGGAGCATTAATCTATCAATTGTGtccaaaatttttagagtatatgCAAGTGGCATAATCGAGAAATTGCACAACACATCCACAGTACATGGACAGATATGTGGAGGCAAATGTGGTCCATATTTTgtcaaaaaaataatattaattatattgaCAATAATGCATAAATCACGTATCAAAATAAAAGGAGTTTGCATATATCATATAATATCTGTAAGTAATCAACCTAAGCAGTACTGATAAATTAAACTTACGTGTAGCATTTGATAAATATCCTAATTGATCTGCAATTCTATGAaaatggtgtgtgtgtgtgtgtgtgtgtgtgtgtgagagagagagagagagagagagtgtgtgataaaTATAATACAAAACACATAATATATTACATGATATATGTTAACCAACTGTCGCAATccatataataaataaattaatcatcATCGTCAAGTGTGTTACTCTCGGGTCGGCTATATAGATCCTTCTACGCCATTGTTGTTGTAATCCAAAGTTTTTTCTATGATCACACTACCCTTTACACTTTCCAATCTAATACATTTAATTCTAACTATAGCATATAGTAAGTAGTCAACTTTAAATATGTTGGTATTCACAGTTTATCAACTATAAAGAGCTAAACTTAATACTTTATAATAttagatattttttattatatcacTTCTAGTAACTCCATAAATGTATTCATTTTAGCATTATCATCTATACTGTGTTTGTTTTTTGTATGTGTTGCTTCCTAACAATCAAACACTTCGGGTCAAAGTATAGCAAGTCATATCATAGTGccattaaattttcttttagccAAGAATGGACATGATGATCACACAAGACACCAAAAGCATCTCTCTATTTCAACCATATTTTTTGATCTTATTAATGTCATCTTTGTTAATATTCCCTTCTTGTTTGTGATGATACATAACAAAAAGTGAATATCTTGAACTAAATAATACTTCAAAACTTGCTTCTTGTTTGTCTATCTGACAAATCTAGTTTAACCAAATCAATATCAATTTGGACATAAATTGGACCTCAACAAGCTAGGCATTGATTTAACCTGCATGATTTATATGACCATAAACAAAACCATGCATTCCCTCATTGCATAAGCTGATGCAGTTGCATAAGCAGCTTGGATATCTCTTTGTTTTTGATATGATTGTGTGCTTTATTTCTAGCAGTTgtaaatgaaaacaaattaaGGCAGTTTGGATAAGTTTCGAAATGACTGATGAATTACATGATTAGACGAGTTGAAGAAGACATGAAGGATAAAAGGAGACCAAAGATTactttgattaaaataattagagATATCTGAATGACCAATGGCATAATAGTACAATTTGATCCAAGATCTTGTTAACTACAAATACCCTTAACAACTGAGCAATAGTCTTACATAGACATTAAGATCCATGTTGCTACCTCAATTAGTTGGGACAACCGAGTTGTTAATTTTGTTTGAATTTCCTAACACAGTCTAGGTCACTTTAGATTTTAGTGCCATGATGTATTGTGAAAAAGTCACATATGGATCCACAATATTAAATTGCCTCACCTcaggtttagtttttttttcatgcTTGTATCTGCACTTTTCAGGAGCAATTAGCTGCAAGTGGTCCAGTGTGACGTTTTAATGTTTGGGTAAAGGGTTCTAAGAGCAACATGATAATTATACCTTTTCTGATGGCTTGCAAATTATGTTGAATCACTATAAGAATTCTTAAGTTGCCAATGGAATTTCAAAAATCACTTTTTTCTCACTTTGATCGGCAATGACATTGGAAAACAATAAAACTTGATAAGATTACCAATTAAGTGATTAGGGGTCATTTTGTATAGAGATTGATTAGACAAAGAGCCTTATTTCAAGTTTTAAGTTGGGCATAAATATTTATCAAATTGAATATAAAAGCCTATACAATATCCATTTTACATATGAGATGATTGGGCACAGCAACAAGTGCTGAAAAAATATACACGATTGATAAAAATCTGACAAGCTCAccctaaaaagatgaaggaaatGAGCAAGGCATCACAAGTAGAGGTCCACTTAATGGTTCAGAATAAGCAATAAACACTGATTTGTTCAAACTTTGACTAATATCGCGGCAACTACTAATCAGACACCGGGATGATGATACCAAGAACAATTAATGGCTTGGGAAGTTGCAATAGAAACCTATGAGAAGATACAACAGAATTAGAAACTTCCAGGGGATACTACTGGTGCTGGCAGTCGTCAAACAGGTATAGGATCGACATCTCTTATAGGTTCAAAACTTGAGGTAATGAAAAATATCAAGAAAGCTTCAAATGTCAATAGACTGGATAACAAAAGTCTTTTTTTATGGGTTTGGCAGCAAAGCTGTCAGTTTTGCAGCGAAAAGGTACATCACAATTCCATTTTTCCAATTCAAAATAGGGTTTGACAAAATTCTCTTGGAGGGAAGGTGCTAGTTCAATAAATGAGCCATTGGATCCTTCCTATACGGTTAAATTGCAAATCACCACAAAGAACTATGTTGAAGTTGGAAACAAAGAAGTCTTTGTTGTTGTAGCATCCATTTAAGATAAACAAAGGTTATGGTTTTCGTAACTCCACAGGGAAACACATGCTGTGGCCGATCAGTGCAGGAAGATGCATGAAGAACCCTAATGAAGTGAAGAGTTCTGAAGAGAATGGGAATGGATACTTGTTAGTTGATAACATGTTGagagatgaaaaaaaaaactaatcctATAGTGTCAAATGCACCCCAGGCAAATGATTGCTTGGAGATCTCCCATAGGAAGATTTAAAGAACCCCAGGATGTGTAAAGACATGAAACAATTTTTGTCCAAAACTGCAATTTTGTCTTGATGGTAGTAGTTTCTTGAAACAGTAGGGGAGCAACAAACCCTCTTTACACAATTCTTTACAGATTCTTAATAGAAAGAATTAATCAAATATTGTACTTTTACAAAGTCAAAGATCCATGGTAAAACTGCAGAGAAGTTGAAGCAGCTTTCCCAACCTATTGAACGTACAGGAGTGAAGCTGAAGCTCACGGCTTTGTTGGAGGTATTTGATTTGGTAGCTACCACAGATTGCATTACCAATTAAGGCATCTCACTCAGAGGTGATACATGCTTCAATTTAGAAAGGAGGGATGGGTGGTTGGCAATTATCCAGGGTGTATATAAACAAAAGGATCTATGGGACTTGCCAAAAGAAACTGTGAATACCTTTATAAAGCCATGGCTAGTTATTGGTGACTTCTATGAGACAAAGTCGTAGTCTAAGCAACGGGGAAGAGCACTTAAACACTGGGTATAGAAAGTGCAATTTAATGAAATTGTCATCTCGCTTGTGAGCTCAAATATCAATGAGTAGGTTTGCTAACCAAAACGTTGACAAGTCTTCAAATTTAGTATATATTCATGATAAGCTAGCTTTCTGCATATATTAAAGTTAATTTGGCAAAAATTATAAACATAAGAACCTAAATGTAATATCATTAATAAGAGGGCCTATTAGTAAACATCAATTTCCCCAATACCAATTCCCcaatataaatttttatcaacTTATATACATTATTTAATACTTCTTAATGCCAACTGCAAATGCTATCACATATCGTATATGCATTATGCAATGGATTCGGCCACCTACCGCCTGAAAATGAAGATAAGATATGTTCCTACATCTATCAGTTGAGAAGCTAGAACTGGATCATGAATTATGGAAGGAGTAGAGTGTGCAGATCAAACTATGCATTTCCAACTCAGCATTTCAGAGTATGTTCTGCACAGAAATCCCTCTTCTCCTATCactgttgagaaaaaaaaatcatttttgttGTAAATCATGAAAATAAGGTCCTACTCTCAAAATACTGAGCAATACAACTTACAGAATAAGCCCTAGCGTCAAAATTAGCATTCAAGGAACCTTATCTTCAAATCCAACCGGGTATTTCTATGAAACTGAAAAAacgggaaaaagaaaaactaacaTAGGGAAGAGAGAAGTTCACGAGGGCGAACCACTAAACTCGGTTACCTGATTGCAGCGATCACAGGTGAAGGGAAGGAAATCGATCTGTCTGCAGTCGGAGACGCTGCAATGCTTCCCTAGATGAGGGAATTCCGGCGTTCCCATCGACAGATTTGCGCGGGGCGACAGATACTTCGATTCAAATCCAACAATAGAGGATTAAATGAAGGATGATCAATTCATCGATCGCTTGAGGAGGAACTGGCGTTAGATCGCCTCCTTGGTCGCGGAGAAGCGCAGATTGCTGCGCGAGGAGCTCAAACGACTCGAGGAGTCCAAAAATCGGTTCGTCGTATACATCGATAGTGGTCGAGAGCGTGCCCTCGCGGTTGACCAGAGCGTGACTTGATATACAAGTCTGTCTAAGCGTCGGGTCTGTAGATCCTctacaaaatcaatttcaaataaTAACGTGTTGCTTCGTTCACAGCCGTCCATGTCTCTGATTTGATCAGATTTTATGGTTTGGACTTTGGCCAGTGTTCCTTGCCGATTGAgtttggataaaaaaaaaaaaaatcggaatTGTCAAATAGCATGtcactttaattttttattaaaagagtGTCATATATGAGCACAGATCCATCTAATTTGCAATTCAGAAGATGGACTATTACATCCATTAATTGATTAGGATGAATCTTATTTATTAGATAGATGGGATTATCTCTATCAATCAATCAACTTATATCATCCAGTCTCTAGATTGTAAAT is from Zingiber officinale cultivar Zhangliang chromosome 7B, Zo_v1.1, whole genome shotgun sequence and encodes:
- the LOC122005635 gene encoding zinc finger AN1 and C2H2 domain-containing stress-associated protein 16-like, which produces MGTPEFPHLGKHCSVSDCRQIDFLPFTCDRCNQVCCLQHRSYINHGCPNASQNDVTVLICPLCAKGVRLVLDQDPNITWESHVNTDCDPSNYQRATKKRHCSVPGCKEVLNLSNSIRCRDCTKEHCLKHRFGAEHSCPGTKKPESGFPFAGLLSRSQKGKSPQSSSSTSSWWGSGFMNAVSNARASAESGMLKFSNATAQALQKARSGVAVGSNSGELVELCIHCQARFSSVSDLIAHVERYHQQSSKPAVNKVIIDVCPKCSRGFRDPVALVEHVERDHGGTSIAK